The Candidatus Thermoplasmatota archaeon nucleotide sequence AGATTTAGCGGCCATTGCTTTCCCCGAGCCTGGTTTGAGAAGACAGCCGGACTATTAACGCTTACTCCTTGGAAATCCTGTATGCGCCGCGGGGTATCGATATCACGAATCGTGCACCCTTTCCCGGCTTGCCGGTCTCGGTGATGGTTATGCCTGTGATGCCCAGAATCTCCTTCACCATGAAGAGACCATAGCCAGAATGCTTCCCTCTTCCTCGCTGGAACAGCTTCTCCTTTTCTTCTGTGGGGATACCCACACCATCGTCTTCGTAGACTATTGAAAGCCTATCATCCGATTCCTCATATCGAATCCCGATCTTCGTGACTTTGCCGCCGTGCCTGAGTGAATTGTCCACAAGGTTGTTGAAGACCTTCTCGAACATGAGGTCCGCGAGGACCTCAAGCCCTTCAACTTGGACCGACTTGGAGATATTGCTAGGGCTTAATCCTGAGATACCGTTCAAGACAGCGGTCTTGACGTCGATCCACTCTGGTTTCGCGACTCCCATCTTCTGGTAGTCGCCTGTGAAATCCAATTGCTTTCTCATTATCTCCGCAGCATTCCATATCTTCTTGAGATATTCCTGCACCGGAGGCTCTGAGGCGGTCTCTTGGGCGAGCTGAAGCCATCCAATCAATACCGAGAGCTGGTTCAGAGCGTCGTGTCTGGTGACATGATTCAGAAGGTTCAGCTTCCGGTTAGCCACCTCCAGAACGGCCTCGTGTCTCTTGCGATCACTTATGTCAGTTACAACCCCAAGAGCCCCCGAATACCGACCGGCTTTGTCCTTGATAGGCGTCACTCCTACGTTAGCGTGTAGCAAGGTCCCATCCTTTCTGAGGAAATCGAGCTCATACCTATCGAAGAGGCCCCGTTTTATGTCTTCGATTTTGCGCCTTGACAGCTCAGCCGCTTGTTCATCCATGAACTGGAACAGTGATTTGCCGACCATCTCGTCGACAGAAATGCCTATCATCTCGGCCATCCTCGGATTCGCGAAACGGACTACCGCTTCCGCGTCGGTCATCAATATGCCTTCCTGGGCTAGTTCGACAAGCTGCCGATACTTCTCCTCGCTCTTGCGCAACGCCTCCTCCGCCACTTTGCTAGCAGTTATGTTTCGCACTACGATGAGAGCATGCTCTTTCGGGATCGGAATGAGCCTTGCCTCAAAGAATCGGGTCTCACCCTCTATCTCGAGTGAGTACTCCCGAGCCAAGACTCTTCCTGTCTTCACTGCTTCGTCGATTGTATCTCCGTACATCTTCCCGACATCAGGAGGTAGGACGTCCTGCAGTCGTTTTCCCAGGAACTCCTCAGGAGGGACGTAGAGGTCTGCAACGCGCCCAGCATTGTAGTCAAGCACCCTTCCACCAGCATCGACATGGAAATAGAGATCCGGGAAGGCTCCAACGATTGCCTGCAATTTCGATGCGAGTTCCTCCGACTTTTGTTGAGCGAGCTTTCGAGCACTCACGTCGATGACGATGCCTTCGTAGCCCACGGGATTGCCGTCGTGGTCTCTTCGCACGTAGGTATGGTCCTCGACCCAACGCACTTCGCCAGATTTGGTGGCGATTCGATATTCTTGGACGAAATCATTTACTCCTTTTTTGACGAAATCCCTGAACTCCTCCCTTTCGCGCTCGAGGTCCTCTTTGTGGATGATGTCGTCGTAAACAAATGTAGAAACGAAATCTTCTCGTCTGTAGCCGAACTGCGCGATACCGTCAGATATGAATGAAACCGGCCCGCCCGGCTCCGGACGCCAGATGACCAGGATGACGGGTCCTTTGTCTATGATCCCCTGAAGCTCCTTGTATCTCTCAAGTGCACTGTGAAGCTCCAGTTCCGCCTTCCTGCGGTCGGTTATGTCACGAACGTATTCTATGACTCCCGACAGTTCGCCCGTCTTGCTGTCCCTCATCGGGAAGGCGTACAGGTCGAGCCAGCCTACGACCTCCCCTTTGGCACCGATCTTCGGCACGACTTCGTACGCGGGCCTCTCGTTCTCGATGGTCTCGAGGCTCGGACAAACTTCACAGTGCGCTTGTCGACCGTGATAAGCATCATAACATTTCTTGCCGACCAGAGGCATCTTGTGCGAATACCAATCCTCCATTGCTGGGTTGACTCGTACTATATTGAGATCCTTGTCGAGAACGCTTATGCCGTCCTGGATGCTTGAGAAAACGCTTGATATGAATCTATCTCCCTCACGGGCGGCCTGATCCGAGCGAGTGCTCCTCACTGACTTCCTTATCAGGTTCGCCAGTTCCGTGAATTGGATTTGAGGACTGGAGCCCTTCCGGAGGTAGAAGTCCGCGCCGTGGTTCAGAGCCTCGACAGCCGCCTCTTCACCTCCTTTGCCCGTGAACAAAATGAAAGGGATCTGCAGACCCTTCGCCCTGACGATCTTGAGCATCTCTATACCGTCCATGCCAGGAAGGCTGTAGTCTGCGACCACTGCGTCGTAGTCCTGAGACTGCATCTTCTCAAGCGCGGACTCAGCGTTGGCTGCCGTGTCAACTTCAAAATCCCCTTCCCTTTTCAGAAAAAAGCTGGACAGATCGAGGAAACTGACTTCATCGTCAACGTGCAGGACCCTTATCATCTTCTTCTCCTTCAGAATCCTCGGGGTTTCGATAGGAAATGAGCTGTAAGGTATTTAGGCAGTATGTCACATGAAGCGCTGAGGGGGAGATTTGAACTCCCGAGGCGCCAAAGCGCCACGAGCTCGCTGGCGTCGTCAACAATGATTCCAGGCTCGCGCCTTACCGAGCTGGGCCACCTCAGCTTTGCTACCTTCAGACGGATGTCTATATTTAAGAATAGCGAGTCCGGCCAGGTGTTTGTCGTCAAGACCTCTTGCCGGTTCTCAGCAAGGATCGTATCTCGTCAAGAATCTCCACCCTTGTGTCCCGGACAGTGGGCCTGAACTTGCGGGCGATGTCTATCTCTCCAAGATCGATTTCTGCTTCGACAATGTCCTCATCCAGGTCTTTACCTCTAGCCAGCTCCTCTCCTCTCGGCCCGAAGAGCGTGCTGCCTCCGCCGAAGACCAGACTGCCGTGAACGC carries:
- a CDS encoding PAS domain S-box protein; the protein is MIRVLHVDDEVSFLDLSSFFLKREGDFEVDTAANAESALEKMQSQDYDAVVADYSLPGMDGIEMLKIVRAKGLQIPFILFTGKGGEEAAVEALNHGADFYLRKGSSPQIQFTELANLIRKSVRSTRSDQAAREGDRFISSVFSSIQDGISVLDKDLNIVRVNPAMEDWYSHKMPLVGKKCYDAYHGRQAHCEVCPSLETIENERPAYEVVPKIGAKGEVVGWLDLYAFPMRDSKTGELSGVIEYVRDITDRRKAELELHSALERYKELQGIIDKGPVILVIWRPEPGGPVSFISDGIAQFGYRREDFVSTFVYDDIIHKEDLEREREEFRDFVKKGVNDFVQEYRIATKSGEVRWVEDHTYVRRDHDGNPVGYEGIVIDVSARKLAQQKSEELASKLQAIVGAFPDLYFHVDAGGRVLDYNAGRVADLYVPPEEFLGKRLQDVLPPDVGKMYGDTIDEAVKTGRVLAREYSLEIEGETRFFEARLIPIPKEHALIVVRNITASKVAEEALRKSEEKYRQLVELAQEGILMTDAEAVVRFANPRMAEMIGISVDEMVGKSLFQFMDEQAAELSRRKIEDIKRGLFDRYELDFLRKDGTLLHANVGVTPIKDKAGRYSGALGVVTDISDRKRHEAVLEVANRKLNLLNHVTRHDALNQLSVLIGWLQLAQETASEPPVQEYLKKIWNAAEIMRKQLDFTGDYQKMGVAKPEWIDVKTAVLNGISGLSPSNISKSVQVEGLEVLADLMFEKVFNNLVDNSLRHGGKVTKIGIRYEESDDRLSIVYEDDGVGIPTEEKEKLFQRGRGKHSGYGLFMVKEILGITGITITETGKPGKGARFVISIPRGAYRISKE